One part of the Clostridium thermosuccinogenes genome encodes these proteins:
- a CDS encoding LacI family DNA-binding transcriptional regulator, with product MGITIKDIAQAAGVGISTVSRVINNSGPVSEKTRKKVMSAISEHNFIPNNSARNLKISQSKNIALMVKGITNPFFNKMIRIIEREVALRGYPLLIQNVDYSVNEMDVAIQEAQDRNLCGVIMMGGSFTYTEERFRQLSIPCVLLTVKADKSVDPSLYSSVCIDDEKEGYRATEYLISLGHKRIGFIHHSPSDIPTPSSLRYKGYLRALEEHGIAFDPSLVASNPAADASGFDVGFQLMKQLHARNRDMTAVFAHADILAIGAAKAAFVLGLDVPNDISIVGFDGIEMAEYYHPSIDTIHQPAQQMALSCIETLFDMIQGGKSQHMTYNCVLLKRGSCKNINTV from the coding sequence GTGGGCATAACAATAAAAGATATTGCTCAGGCAGCCGGTGTCGGAATTTCAACAGTCTCAAGGGTAATAAACAACTCGGGTCCGGTCAGCGAAAAAACCCGGAAAAAGGTTATGAGTGCCATCAGCGAGCATAATTTCATTCCCAATAACAGTGCCAGAAATTTGAAGATTTCACAGTCCAAGAATATTGCACTGATGGTCAAAGGAATTACCAATCCTTTCTTCAATAAGATGATAAGAATAATCGAACGGGAAGTTGCGTTAAGAGGATATCCACTGCTGATACAGAACGTCGATTACAGTGTCAATGAAATGGATGTTGCCATACAGGAGGCTCAGGACAGAAACCTCTGCGGCGTGATAATGATGGGCGGCTCCTTCACTTATACGGAAGAAAGATTCAGGCAGCTCAGCATCCCCTGCGTGTTGCTTACGGTAAAAGCAGACAAGAGTGTGGATCCTTCCCTTTATTCCAGCGTATGTATTGATGATGAAAAGGAAGGATACCGCGCCACCGAATATCTTATATCTTTGGGACACAAAAGAATCGGCTTTATCCATCATTCGCCATCCGATATTCCTACTCCCAGTTCGCTGCGTTATAAAGGTTACCTGCGAGCTTTGGAAGAGCACGGCATTGCTTTTGACCCCAGCCTGGTAGCTTCCAACCCGGCAGCCGACGCTTCCGGATTTGATGTGGGATTTCAGCTCATGAAACAGCTCCACGCCAGAAACCGCGATATGACGGCAGTCTTTGCCCATGCGGACATTCTTGCCATAGGAGCAGCAAAGGCAGCATTCGTGCTTGGTCTGGATGTTCCCAACGATATATCCATTGTGGGGTTTGACGGCATCGAAATGGCGGAATACTACCATCCGTCCATTGATACCATCCATCAACCAGCCCAGCAAATGGCTCTTTCCTGCATTGAAACCTTGTTTGACATGATACAGGGAGGAAAATCCCAGCATATGACATACAACTGTGTTCTCTTAAAGAGGGGTTCATGCAAAAACATTAATACAGTATAA
- a CDS encoding extracellular solute-binding protein: MKKGQRIFSTIIAVVLCISMIGMLVGCGKTGSPSGDNATTGNATTGTSTTGGDTSKTPDTSKEVKLIYYLWGGEGVANKDILNEINKKLKADINATLEVKYIDWGDIATKYPLLFASGEKFDMSHASPNAVVSYYTLAAEGSLVDITDMLDSAAPKLKAEIPESTWAGSKFNGRIYGVPTLYSEYTPAGFVYRTDLLKKYGLEPVTSIETMTAYMDKVLENEKFPPLNGTANLAQDLYDMFVDLTGKWIEAPGIPSNQLYLVATSPDNYTDIIHPAFTEEFENWVVMMREWADKGYWPKDVLSAQIDDKDNALNGLSGAFITHMTDWTGNYGAFKEKLPDADTDFWTFAEASGKIKRKQGVENSTVISVTSENPERALMAIEKFMTDESYYRLIQYGIEGRQYEIVNGVAQKPANFNPDVDAGGFSAWALRNDKFNIPYASEDPRRYELIEKWNKTAINDPFMGFSFDSTKLSTQLSSVANVDSQLGIQLMLGKTTDDPKTAVQKYRDQLKKAGVDDIINELKAQLANHKPVK, from the coding sequence ATGAAAAAAGGTCAAAGGATTTTTTCCACTATCATTGCTGTAGTGCTTTGCATCAGCATGATAGGCATGCTTGTGGGATGTGGCAAAACTGGGTCCCCTTCCGGTGATAATGCGACAACAGGTAATGCTACTACAGGCACTTCCACTACCGGAGGCGATACGTCAAAAACTCCCGACACTTCAAAGGAAGTTAAGCTCATATACTACCTTTGGGGCGGTGAAGGAGTCGCAAACAAGGACATATTAAACGAAATCAACAAGAAGCTTAAGGCTGATATCAATGCTACCTTGGAAGTGAAGTATATCGACTGGGGCGATATCGCAACAAAATATCCCCTGCTCTTTGCTTCGGGAGAAAAATTCGATATGTCCCATGCTTCGCCTAATGCTGTCGTTTCCTACTATACATTGGCTGCAGAGGGATCACTTGTTGACATAACAGACATGCTTGACAGCGCAGCTCCAAAGCTGAAGGCAGAAATTCCTGAAAGCACATGGGCAGGAAGCAAATTTAACGGTAGAATTTATGGGGTACCTACCCTTTACAGCGAATATACTCCAGCCGGTTTTGTATACCGTACAGATCTGCTGAAAAAATACGGTCTGGAACCTGTAACGTCCATCGAAACCATGACTGCTTATATGGATAAGGTTCTGGAAAACGAGAAGTTCCCTCCTCTCAACGGTACAGCAAACCTGGCTCAGGATCTTTATGACATGTTTGTCGACCTGACAGGCAAGTGGATTGAGGCTCCGGGAATTCCGTCCAATCAATTGTACTTAGTGGCAACAAGCCCTGATAACTACACCGACATAATCCACCCAGCTTTCACCGAGGAATTCGAAAACTGGGTAGTGATGATGCGTGAATGGGCTGATAAAGGATACTGGCCTAAAGATGTTCTGTCAGCTCAGATTGATGATAAAGATAATGCTCTTAACGGACTTTCCGGCGCATTTATCACTCATATGACCGACTGGACAGGCAACTACGGTGCTTTCAAAGAAAAGCTTCCTGATGCTGATACAGATTTCTGGACTTTCGCAGAAGCTTCTGGAAAAATCAAGAGAAAACAGGGTGTTGAAAACTCAACTGTTATCAGTGTTACATCTGAAAATCCTGAAAGAGCTTTAATGGCAATTGAAAAGTTCATGACAGATGAGTCATACTATCGTTTGATACAGTATGGTATTGAAGGAAGGCAGTATGAGATAGTCAACGGTGTGGCACAAAAACCTGCAAACTTTAATCCTGATGTAGATGCAGGCGGTTTCTCAGCTTGGGCTCTGCGTAACGACAAGTTCAATATTCCTTACGCTTCCGAAGACCCACGCCGTTACGAGCTGATAGAAAAATGGAACAAGACTGCTATAAACGATCCATTTATGGGATTCAGCTTTGACTCCACCAAGCTTTCCACTCAGCTGTCCTCTGTTGCTAACGTTGACTCCCAGCTCGGAATTCAGTTGATGCTCGGTAAGACAACAGATGATCCTAAGACAGCTGTTCAGAAATACAGAGATCAACTTAAAAAGGCCGGCGTTGATGACATTATAAATGAGCTTAAGGCTCAGCTGGCTAATCACAAACCTGTAAAATAA
- a CDS encoding carbohydrate ABC transporter permease produces the protein MVPQAYNKNRVKQGLDNAALKTACYIIITVFALLCLFPFALMITSSFMEEKEIISEGFKLFPKKFTTSAYEFLLSNPKKLIDSYKVTIIITVAGTFFGLFFMSMTGYVLNRKDFKYRNFFSFFIYFTTLFSGGLIPSYILMVRYLGLKNSILSMILPSLMSAWSIFLMRNFMRSVPDSMYESATIDGAGDFRIYWQIYMPLSIPALATVGLFQALGYWNQWYNAMLYIESAEKFPLQYFLQKMVNQANVQFLISKGIVIDASELPSQSIKMATAVVATGPIILLYPFVQRYFISGLTVGAVKG, from the coding sequence ATGGTTCCACAAGCATATAATAAAAATCGCGTGAAGCAGGGCCTTGACAATGCTGCCCTTAAGACGGCGTGTTATATAATTATCACTGTATTTGCACTGCTGTGCCTGTTCCCTTTTGCATTGATGATAACCTCGTCCTTCATGGAGGAGAAGGAGATCATCAGCGAAGGCTTCAAGCTTTTTCCAAAAAAATTCACTACCAGTGCATATGAATTTTTGCTTAGCAACCCCAAGAAGCTTATTGACTCTTACAAAGTCACAATAATCATAACCGTAGCTGGAACATTTTTTGGCTTGTTCTTTATGTCTATGACAGGATATGTGTTGAACAGGAAGGATTTTAAATACCGCAACTTTTTCTCTTTCTTCATCTATTTTACAACCCTGTTCAGCGGCGGCCTTATACCCAGCTATATTCTCATGGTCAGATACCTTGGCCTGAAAAACAGTATTCTTTCGATGATTTTGCCGAGCTTGATGAGTGCATGGTCCATATTCCTTATGAGGAATTTCATGCGTTCGGTTCCGGATTCCATGTATGAATCGGCAACTATCGACGGAGCAGGGGACTTCAGGATATACTGGCAGATATACATGCCCCTGTCGATACCCGCACTGGCTACAGTCGGCCTGTTTCAAGCCCTCGGTTACTGGAACCAGTGGTACAATGCCATGCTCTATATCGAATCGGCCGAGAAGTTCCCTCTGCAGTATTTCCTGCAGAAAATGGTCAATCAGGCAAATGTGCAGTTTTTGATAAGCAAGGGTATCGTTATTGATGCCTCTGAGCTGCCGAGCCAGTCCATAAAAATGGCGACAGCCGTGGTGGCCACCGGACCTATCATTCTGCTTTATCCGTTTGTTCAGCGTTACTTTATAAGCGGTCTTACTGTAGGTGCCGTTAAAGGATAA
- a CDS encoding ABC transporter permease, whose translation MSKIRSGLMGFSHELWKNKVLFLMILPTVVYFIVFHYIPMPGAYIAFVDYKMNKGIFGSNFVGFKNFEFLVRNGDLWNITKNTLLYNLVFIALGNAIQVAFAIMLSEINSKPFKKLSQSIILLPHFISFVLVGFFAYNLFNYDYGFANTILTLLGFERHEFYSDQGIWKYIIVAFNIWKSTGYGMIVYLAAITGFDKEIYEAAYIDGVNSWKKIRYITLPMLKPTFILLFLFGLGGILRGSFDLFYNLIGNNSVLFPQTDIIDTYVFRALVGQYNFSMGAAAGFYQSVFGLVMVLAVNLVVKKVDPDNALF comes from the coding sequence ATGTCAAAAATTCGCTCCGGTCTTATGGGTTTTTCTCATGAGCTTTGGAAAAATAAAGTTCTGTTTTTGATGATTTTGCCAACGGTAGTCTACTTCATAGTCTTTCATTATATACCTATGCCGGGCGCTTATATAGCCTTTGTAGACTACAAAATGAATAAGGGCATTTTCGGAAGCAATTTCGTCGGGTTCAAGAACTTTGAATTTCTTGTACGAAACGGAGATTTATGGAATATAACCAAAAATACTTTGCTTTATAACCTGGTATTTATAGCGCTGGGTAATGCTATACAGGTGGCCTTTGCCATAATGCTTTCCGAAATAAACAGCAAGCCTTTCAAGAAGTTATCCCAGTCGATAATATTACTGCCCCACTTTATTTCTTTTGTGCTGGTAGGCTTCTTTGCATACAATCTGTTTAATTACGATTATGGTTTTGCAAACACGATCCTTACTTTATTGGGATTTGAACGGCATGAATTCTATTCCGACCAGGGAATATGGAAGTATATAATAGTTGCCTTTAATATTTGGAAGAGCACCGGATACGGTATGATTGTATATCTTGCTGCTATAACCGGTTTTGACAAAGAAATTTATGAAGCCGCATATATCGATGGTGTAAACTCATGGAAGAAAATCCGATATATTACTCTTCCGATGCTTAAGCCGACCTTTATACTGCTGTTTTTGTTCGGGCTTGGCGGCATATTGAGAGGCTCCTTTGATTTGTTTTACAACCTGATAGGCAACAACTCAGTGCTGTTTCCCCAGACGGACATCATCGATACTTATGTGTTCAGAGCACTGGTTGGGCAGTATAACTTCTCAATGGGCGCCGCAGCCGGTTTCTACCAGTCTGTGTTCGGCCTGGTAATGGTTCTTGCCGTCAACTTAGTTGTTAAAAAGGTTGACCCTGACAACGCGCTGTTCTAA
- a CDS encoding sulfatase, producing the protein MRVLMLDLDTLRPDHLHCYGYRRNTSPSIDSICEDGMRFDNYYCSDAPCLPSRAALTTGMFGIHNGAINHGDTTADLRHYGNGRGFHDPILESNLFFLFRRAGMHTATISSFAERHSSYWFNAGFHEVVNCGKRGDERADEVLPSVLDWVSRNADKDNWFLHVNLWDPHTPYRAPMEFGNPFENDPLPEWITEDVLKIHLEHVGPHSINEIGMYTDNSPAQYPRQLGKATNLKEVKEVIDGYDCGIRYMDDKIGRLLALLKEKGIYDDMVIIVTSDHGENMGELGIYSEHGTADNITTRIPMIIKWPGMKKGVDKGLHYNLDLVPTIAELLGIPKYSGWDGQSYAETLRTGADTGRPYLVLSQCSHVCQRSVRFDDYIYIRTYHDGYHLFPTEMLFNVKEDFHEQHNLAEERPDLCGKACRYLLDWHQQMMMASRSDVDPLWTVIREGGPFHAKGNLPAYCERLKKTGRAKGAEELMKRHPQEFGRR; encoded by the coding sequence ATGAGAGTTCTAATGCTTGACCTTGACACCTTACGCCCGGATCATCTTCACTGTTACGGATACAGAAGAAACACTTCGCCGTCCATAGATTCCATTTGCGAAGATGGAATGAGATTTGACAACTATTATTGCTCCGATGCACCCTGCCTGCCATCAAGAGCGGCGCTTACGACAGGCATGTTCGGGATACATAATGGTGCGATTAACCATGGCGACACCACTGCGGATTTGCGCCATTATGGAAACGGCAGAGGTTTCCATGATCCAATCCTCGAAAGCAATCTTTTCTTTTTATTCAGGAGAGCCGGCATGCATACGGCAACCATAAGCAGCTTCGCAGAAAGGCACTCTTCCTATTGGTTTAATGCCGGTTTCCATGAGGTGGTAAACTGCGGCAAACGCGGTGACGAAAGAGCCGATGAGGTTTTGCCGTCAGTGCTGGATTGGGTTTCCCGCAATGCGGATAAAGACAACTGGTTCCTGCATGTGAATTTATGGGACCCGCACACTCCTTACAGAGCGCCGATGGAATTTGGAAACCCGTTTGAAAACGATCCGCTTCCGGAATGGATTACTGAGGATGTATTGAAAATCCATCTGGAGCATGTGGGACCGCACAGCATAAATGAAATAGGAATGTACACCGATAATTCACCGGCCCAGTACCCAAGACAGCTGGGTAAAGCCACGAATTTAAAAGAAGTGAAAGAGGTTATAGACGGATATGACTGCGGAATCCGTTATATGGATGATAAGATAGGAAGGCTTCTGGCGCTTCTGAAAGAAAAAGGCATTTATGATGACATGGTTATCATAGTAACGTCGGATCACGGTGAAAACATGGGTGAGCTGGGAATATATTCGGAGCACGGCACTGCCGACAATATAACTACCCGGATACCTATGATAATTAAGTGGCCGGGGATGAAGAAGGGTGTGGACAAAGGTCTCCATTATAACCTCGATCTTGTTCCGACCATAGCCGAGTTGCTGGGAATTCCGAAATATTCCGGATGGGACGGGCAAAGCTATGCTGAAACGCTGCGTACCGGTGCCGACACAGGACGCCCATATCTTGTGCTGTCTCAGTGTTCCCATGTTTGCCAGCGATCTGTGCGTTTCGACGACTATATATATATCAGAACATACCATGATGGTTATCATCTTTTCCCGACAGAGATGCTGTTTAATGTGAAGGAAGATTTCCACGAACAGCATAATCTTGCAGAGGAGCGGCCGGATCTATGCGGGAAAGCCTGCCGGTATTTGCTGGACTGGCACCAGCAGATGATGATGGCATCCCGAAGCGATGTTGATCCCTTGTGGACGGTTATCAGAGAAGGGGGGCCTTTCCATGCAAAAGGCAATCTTCCGGCATACTGCGAACGTCTGAAAAAAACAGGCAGAGCTAAGGGCGCGGAAGAATTGATGAAGAGGCATCCTCAAGAATTTGGGAGAAGATGA
- a CDS encoding beta-galactosidase has protein sequence MGEDEVKLMVLFNDKKILIDSKPVFLLSGELHYFRQPRENWQHLIDEAKAMGLNCIASYVPWILHEEKEGDYRFDGNLDLGAFIDLCGKNGLYFFVRPGPFIMAEMKNEGLPYWVAKKHPDAVPVGFDGKQVPCTTLDYLNPGYLEECRKWYRKVMSIIAPRLHCNGGNIIGVQLDNEIGMLNWVTNHPLLNDNVLNRFISYLKEIYDEDSLRKRYPFAWNDTEGVFEKLRSPEESYSVEFHTDYGRFMRRYYAEYVSKLKSYAEESGIHDTPFFINIHGTGQGRIFDFPLGISQLYEAYNQGDGMISGTDVYLGEPTEGKYQDLYVINALTDCMNKKGNPLTSIEFECSDGPYCSLSGMRYHPSATSHKMLMCLSQNARMLSFYVFSGGENYLLEYPEKDGNERMAFTGQLHGYNAPVQPDGSHNYSFDHIAKTARSIHALNGLIASSRQRLDDVSMAFIPDYFLTEAAYQKSDRVKSVFENLKRWRCAHSIDSVARALLGHNISFDAVDIQNGEIPQEKALVVLSARYMQREIQEKLVDYVEKGGRLLIYGELPEFDLEGNPCTLLIDAMKLSSPSYVENTPPTYFLTFEGCNQFKNVVPMHRGESAQCFEADEDAILSPYGSGKMCGMIKSIGKGEICAITCDYPADMEFYARIFDRLAIKASLKVKHYRQGIYAAATESEDGQRLLYVINLDAVKKTVDIEMDGEILFKDFTLGEKASYILPVGVKAAGGVIVKSTAEVVGLAENSIVFRPTQGNDYIIIKTDRNVIPPENCTVSQKDGTAVIVKNGSDFAGDTMIVEFA, from the coding sequence TTGGGAGAAGATGAGGTAAAGCTGATGGTCTTATTTAACGATAAAAAAATACTTATTGATTCAAAGCCGGTATTTTTGCTGTCGGGGGAGCTGCATTATTTCCGTCAGCCAAGGGAGAACTGGCAGCACCTCATTGACGAAGCAAAAGCAATGGGGCTGAACTGCATAGCTTCCTATGTTCCATGGATTTTGCATGAGGAGAAGGAGGGGGATTACAGGTTTGACGGAAACCTTGATTTAGGAGCATTCATTGACCTTTGCGGCAAAAACGGCTTGTACTTCTTTGTGAGACCGGGACCATTTATAATGGCTGAAATGAAGAATGAAGGACTTCCCTATTGGGTGGCGAAAAAGCATCCTGATGCGGTGCCGGTGGGATTTGACGGGAAGCAGGTTCCATGCACCACCCTGGATTATCTGAACCCAGGATATCTGGAAGAATGCCGCAAATGGTACAGGAAAGTTATGTCGATTATAGCTCCCAGGCTTCACTGCAACGGAGGCAATATAATCGGAGTTCAGCTTGACAACGAAATCGGAATGCTCAACTGGGTTACCAACCACCCCTTGTTGAATGATAACGTGCTTAACCGCTTTATAAGCTACCTGAAGGAAATATATGATGAAGACAGCTTGAGAAAAAGGTATCCCTTTGCCTGGAATGATACGGAGGGAGTGTTTGAGAAACTCCGTTCTCCGGAAGAGAGCTATTCCGTGGAGTTTCATACTGATTATGGAAGGTTCATGCGCCGATATTATGCCGAATACGTATCTAAACTGAAGAGCTATGCCGAGGAATCCGGAATTCATGATACTCCGTTTTTTATCAATATCCACGGTACGGGACAGGGCCGCATCTTTGACTTCCCGTTAGGGATAAGCCAGCTTTATGAGGCTTACAACCAGGGTGACGGTATGATAAGCGGCACGGATGTGTATCTGGGAGAACCGACGGAGGGTAAATACCAGGATTTGTATGTGATTAATGCATTAACCGATTGCATGAACAAAAAGGGCAATCCCCTGACTTCCATTGAATTTGAGTGCAGTGACGGGCCTTATTGCTCTTTGAGCGGCATGCGTTACCATCCCTCCGCCACATCCCACAAAATGCTGATGTGCCTGTCTCAGAACGCAAGGATGTTGAGCTTTTATGTATTCAGCGGAGGAGAGAATTATTTGCTGGAGTATCCGGAAAAGGACGGCAACGAGAGAATGGCATTTACAGGCCAGCTCCACGGATACAACGCTCCTGTCCAGCCCGACGGAAGCCATAACTATTCCTTCGATCATATAGCTAAAACAGCCCGGTCAATACATGCCTTAAATGGCCTTATAGCTTCTTCAAGGCAGAGGCTGGATGATGTTTCGATGGCATTTATTCCGGATTATTTCCTTACTGAGGCAGCTTATCAAAAGTCCGACAGGGTAAAAAGCGTATTTGAAAATTTGAAGAGATGGCGTTGCGCCCACAGCATAGACAGTGTTGCCCGGGCCCTTCTGGGACATAACATCAGCTTTGACGCGGTTGATATACAAAATGGAGAAATTCCTCAGGAAAAAGCGCTGGTTGTTTTGTCGGCGCGCTATATGCAAAGGGAAATCCAGGAAAAACTCGTGGATTATGTTGAAAAGGGCGGCAGGCTTCTTATTTATGGTGAGCTGCCTGAATTCGACCTGGAAGGCAACCCATGCACACTGCTAATTGATGCTATGAAGCTGTCTTCCCCTTCGTACGTTGAAAACACACCGCCGACATATTTTCTCACATTTGAAGGCTGCAACCAGTTCAAAAATGTGGTTCCCATGCACCGGGGAGAATCGGCGCAGTGCTTTGAAGCCGATGAGGACGCTATTTTATCCCCTTATGGAAGTGGCAAGATGTGTGGGATGATAAAATCCATAGGCAAAGGGGAAATATGCGCGATAACATGTGATTACCCAGCGGATATGGAATTTTACGCCAGGATTTTTGACAGGCTTGCCATCAAGGCTTCACTGAAGGTTAAGCATTACCGGCAGGGGATATATGCTGCGGCTACCGAGTCAGAGGACGGTCAGAGGCTTTTGTATGTTATAAACCTGGATGCTGTAAAGAAAACTGTTGATATAGAAATGGATGGAGAAATTCTGTTTAAGGATTTTACGCTGGGAGAGAAAGCTTCATATATTTTGCCTGTCGGTGTAAAGGCCGCCGGTGGGGTTATTGTCAAATCCACGGCTGAAGTTGTGGGGCTGGCGGAAAATTCCATCGTATTCCGGCCTACACAGGGTAATGACTATATTATAATCAAGACCGACAGAAATGTAATTCCGCCTGAAAACTGTACAGTAAGCCAAAAGGACGGCACAGCTGTAATTGTCAAAAACGGAAGTGATTTTGCGGGTGACACGATGATAGTTGAATTTGCATGA